Proteins encoded together in one uncultured Sphaerochaeta sp. window:
- a CDS encoding extracellular solute-binding protein yields the protein MKKHALLVLCIVLVTTGMLFGAGTKEAAAAETEKTVLEFWTWRPEDVDFYEGQIARFEAANPDIDVVQTAHKNTEYNTILAASLSGGAGPDVFQGRAYGGLATFADSGFLEPLEQWMPELKNYSATALLGATSPTDGKIYGSPAVSQTVFMYYNKDIYEELGLSIPKTWAQLINNFEAAKKAGYIPLGNGAKDGWCLETMLGGMGPGWYGGTDFYNAVIKGEKDFQDPAFIRMVEEMKALSKYLPDMYMGISYEDMRSNFFNEMSPHLIAGSYEAAYFNTQNPDLDWGVFAVPGQRESDPAYVSVYADMNFAMNANAKNKEAAVKFLKFLSSKEFGGAMVSELKMVSSVPGVDATSEPFIARVLELQEHATPYLFLVGFRYQQPTGSSLWQAAAQGVMAGTLTPREAAKQIQDGIASYYEPFQK from the coding sequence ATGAAAAAACACGCACTGTTGGTACTCTGCATTGTCTTGGTCACCACCGGCATGCTCTTCGGCGCAGGAACCAAAGAAGCCGCAGCCGCAGAAACAGAGAAAACCGTACTGGAGTTCTGGACCTGGAGACCAGAGGATGTAGACTTCTATGAAGGCCAGATCGCCCGTTTTGAAGCAGCAAACCCAGACATCGATGTTGTCCAGACAGCCCACAAGAACACTGAATACAACACCATCCTGGCAGCCTCACTCTCCGGAGGAGCTGGACCTGATGTCTTCCAGGGAAGAGCCTATGGTGGCTTGGCGACCTTTGCAGACAGTGGATTCCTCGAACCCCTCGAGCAGTGGATGCCAGAGCTGAAGAACTACTCAGCAACAGCCCTCCTGGGCGCTACCAGCCCCACCGATGGTAAGATCTACGGAAGTCCTGCTGTCAGCCAGACCGTCTTCATGTACTACAACAAGGACATCTACGAAGAACTCGGTCTCTCTATTCCCAAGACCTGGGCACAGTTGATCAACAACTTCGAGGCAGCAAAGAAAGCCGGCTATATCCCCTTGGGCAATGGAGCCAAGGACGGATGGTGTCTGGAAACCATGCTTGGTGGTATGGGCCCCGGCTGGTATGGTGGAACCGACTTCTACAATGCTGTGATCAAGGGAGAGAAGGATTTTCAGGACCCCGCATTCATCCGCATGGTGGAAGAGATGAAAGCACTCTCCAAATACCTTCCTGACATGTACATGGGTATCAGCTATGAGGATATGAGATCGAACTTCTTCAACGAAATGTCCCCCCACTTGATCGCTGGATCCTATGAAGCAGCCTACTTCAATACACAGAATCCTGACCTGGATTGGGGCGTCTTTGCCGTTCCTGGCCAGAGAGAGAGCGATCCTGCTTACGTTTCAGTCTATGCTGACATGAACTTCGCCATGAATGCAAACGCCAAGAACAAGGAAGCAGCAGTCAAGTTCCTGAAGTTCCTCTCCTCCAAGGAGTTTGGCGGCGCTATGGTCAGTGAACTGAAGATGGTCAGCTCCGTTCCCGGAGTGGATGCAACCTCTGAGCCCTTCATCGCCCGTGTCCTGGAGTTGCAGGAACATGCAACCCCGTACCTGTTCCTCGTTGGATTCCGCTATCAGCAGCCAACCGGCAGCTCCCTCTGGCAGGCAGCAGCCCAAGGCGTAATGGCAGGAACACTTACTCCTCGTGAAGCTGCAAAGCAGATTCAGGATGGAATTGCCTCCTACTACGAGCCATTCCAGAAATAA
- a CDS encoding transketolase family protein codes for MSKRATREAYGQALLKLAGKYPNFVVLDADLSAATKTNGFVAAYPERSLNVGIAEQNMVGVAAGISTTGLIPLAGTFSIFATGRAYDQVRQSVAYSNLNVKIIGTHGGLTVGPDGATHQPVEDISMMRSMPNMTVIVPADAIETEKAIEAVIKTPGPFFVRLGREAVPEIMPEDYSFEIGKAVTMREGKDITIITTGVMTAKAVEAIEALEAKGIDAEIINIHTIKPIDKEAIIKSVAKTGKVITAEEHSIYGGLGDMVNHVILSNSFDKVVQVENIGIEDTFGQTGSADELLQYYELTSERIVKEAVGLLQ; via the coding sequence ATGAGTAAAAGAGCTACAAGAGAAGCCTACGGGCAAGCATTGTTAAAATTGGCTGGAAAATATCCGAATTTTGTAGTATTGGATGCAGATTTGTCTGCTGCTACGAAAACTAACGGATTTGTTGCTGCATATCCCGAAAGATCATTGAATGTTGGTATTGCAGAACAGAATATGGTTGGTGTGGCTGCTGGTATTTCCACAACTGGTTTGATTCCTCTTGCTGGTACTTTCAGTATCTTCGCAACAGGAAGAGCATATGACCAAGTAAGACAATCAGTTGCATATTCCAACTTGAACGTTAAGATTATTGGAACCCATGGAGGACTGACCGTAGGCCCAGATGGAGCAACACACCAGCCCGTTGAAGATATTTCCATGATGCGTTCCATGCCTAATATGACTGTTATCGTTCCTGCCGATGCAATTGAGACGGAAAAAGCGATTGAAGCCGTCATAAAGACTCCTGGTCCATTTTTCGTTCGATTGGGTAGAGAAGCAGTACCTGAGATAATGCCTGAAGACTATTCTTTTGAAATTGGAAAGGCTGTTACCATGAGAGAAGGAAAGGACATTACCATTATTACCACCGGTGTTATGACAGCAAAAGCGGTGGAAGCAATCGAAGCATTGGAAGCAAAGGGTATTGATGCTGAGATCATCAATATCCATACAATCAAGCCGATTGATAAGGAAGCAATCATCAAGTCTGTTGCAAAGACGGGGAAGGTGATCACCGCAGAAGAGCATTCAATCTATGGTGGATTGGGCGATATGGTAAACCATGTGATCCTCAGCAATTCATTTGATAAAGTTGTCCAAGTTGAGAATATTGGAATTGAAGATACTTTCGGGCAAACTGGCTCTGCCGATGAGTTGCTCCAATATTACGAATTGACATCAGAAAGGATTGTCAAGGAAGCAGTTGGCTTGCTACAATAA
- a CDS encoding DeoR/GlpR family DNA-binding transcription regulator: MENQDKMSKTESRRQKIKQLIISNKVVSLTEFCEILHVSESTIRNDLKYLDEAGVLTRTYGGAVLNENTRYNIGMNTRYTMNIEQKEEIAGYVVEHLLRNNSIIFLDSGTTMVSIAKKILDSMLELTVITSSFAIASILSRNANIDLYLTGGKLNHIKEAFIDQTAIDFVSTICPDLYLFSCDGVDEVNGFTIGDPEEVAIKKTVALHARKIICVIDSTKINQVKMKKIFNSNEIDTIITDSNAEEAAVEKFRSIGVNMIKT, from the coding sequence ATGGAAAACCAAGATAAGATGTCTAAGACAGAATCTCGTAGACAGAAAATCAAGCAGCTTATTATTTCTAATAAAGTAGTTTCGCTAACAGAATTTTGCGAAATCTTGCACGTCAGTGAGTCCACCATTAGAAACGACCTGAAATACCTTGATGAAGCAGGTGTTCTAACTAGAACATATGGTGGTGCAGTGTTGAATGAAAACACTCGCTACAATATTGGGATGAATACCCGCTACACCATGAATATTGAGCAAAAGGAAGAAATTGCCGGGTATGTTGTCGAGCATCTACTTCGGAATAATTCAATTATTTTCCTCGATAGCGGCACCACCATGGTCAGTATTGCAAAGAAGATACTCGACTCAATGCTTGAGCTAACAGTCATCACTTCTTCATTTGCAATTGCTAGTATTCTCAGCAGAAATGCAAACATCGATTTATATCTGACTGGAGGAAAACTAAACCATATCAAGGAAGCCTTTATCGATCAAACAGCAATCGATTTTGTGTCTACTATCTGCCCTGACCTATATTTGTTCAGCTGTGATGGGGTTGATGAAGTCAATGGTTTTACAATTGGAGATCCCGAAGAGGTAGCTATAAAAAAGACCGTAGCATTGCATGCACGAAAGATTATCTGTGTGATAGACAGCACGAAAATCAACCAGGTGAAAATGAAAAAGATATTTAATAGCAATGAGATTGATACCATCATCACCGATTCCAATGCAGAGGAGGCAGCAGTAGAGAAATTCAGGTCTATCGGTGTAAATATGATCAAAACCTGA
- a CDS encoding MurR/RpiR family transcriptional regulator, which yields MSGCLYVIKQVLPNLAPSERKVAQFLLANPMQVVSMGIQEVASSSTSSAAACVRLANRLGYKGFTDLRMALAKEVFSSERPSEQTTTEKITEQTTTGELVHMVVSSTCESLSGIEEVVDAGALEASVEAILGASHVLIAGIGASGIVAYDFQQKLARLGLHAVYTADSDMQIVEACALRGEGVLIAISYSGESSSVLKVTREAKKNGALVIAITRIGGNSLSRQADYTLNVVNSESLFREGATLSRFAQLLVVDLIYTMILARRHTTVSALLKRSWEAVAHVSG from the coding sequence ATGAGTGGATGTTTATATGTGATCAAGCAGGTGTTGCCTAATCTGGCACCCAGTGAACGGAAGGTTGCCCAGTTTCTCTTGGCAAATCCGATGCAAGTAGTCTCTATGGGAATCCAGGAGGTTGCCAGCAGTAGCACAAGCAGTGCAGCTGCGTGTGTGCGCCTGGCCAACCGTCTCGGCTACAAGGGGTTTACTGATCTTCGCATGGCCTTGGCCAAGGAGGTCTTCTCCTCAGAGCGGCCAAGTGAACAGACAACCACCGAGAAGATTACCGAGCAGACTACCACAGGGGAGCTGGTCCACATGGTGGTCTCCTCCACCTGCGAAAGTCTCTCTGGTATTGAGGAAGTGGTGGATGCCGGAGCCTTGGAAGCCTCCGTTGAGGCAATCCTAGGAGCAAGCCATGTGCTTATTGCAGGTATCGGGGCATCAGGTATTGTAGCCTATGACTTCCAGCAGAAGCTTGCCCGCCTAGGTCTCCATGCAGTCTACACTGCTGACAGTGATATGCAGATCGTGGAGGCCTGTGCCCTGAGGGGAGAAGGGGTCTTGATCGCCATATCTTACTCAGGGGAGTCGAGCAGTGTGCTCAAGGTAACCAGGGAGGCAAAGAAGAATGGGGCACTCGTCATTGCTATTACCCGTATCGGGGGGAACTCCCTCTCGCGCCAAGCGGACTACACGCTCAATGTTGTGAACAGTGAGTCGCTCTTTCGAGAGGGGGCTACACTTTCCCGATTCGCCCAACTTTTGGTGGTGGACCTGATCTACACCATGATCCTTGCCAGACGCCACACAACTGTCAGTGCCTTGCTTAAACGAAGCTGGGAGGCAGTTGCCCATGTGTCTGGGTAG
- a CDS encoding carbohydrate ABC transporter permease — MITDFRYRGASTGKKLFISIAIFVMSLYVLLILYPLINMVLSSFKGNRAILTTPFSLPEEFSLSTYKTVWIDKGFSRYFTNSLLVTTISMTLVLLFGSMASYGISRYTYRLNTLVYMLFLSGIMLPLKAAIIPLFLLIKTLGLINKPLSVILIFMAMGLPSTVFILAGFMKGIPLELEYAAKIDGCNDFAIYRRVVMPMVAPAIALVTIYNAVPIWNDFFFPLVFLQSDKVKTLPVGLSTFFGQHSTNWSLLFTGLSIAILPMLVLYLFMSKYFIKGMTAGAVK, encoded by the coding sequence ATGATCACCGACTTCCGCTACCGTGGTGCCTCCACAGGAAAGAAGCTCTTCATATCTATAGCCATCTTTGTGATGTCGCTCTATGTGCTGCTTATCCTCTACCCCCTGATCAATATGGTGCTCTCCTCATTCAAGGGTAACCGTGCCATTCTCACCACCCCGTTCTCACTTCCTGAAGAGTTCAGTCTCTCCACCTATAAGACAGTGTGGATCGACAAGGGATTCTCCCGGTACTTCACCAACAGCTTGTTGGTAACCACCATCTCCATGACCTTGGTACTCCTCTTCGGCTCCATGGCCTCCTACGGCATAAGCCGCTACACCTACCGACTCAACACCCTGGTCTACATGCTCTTCCTGAGTGGGATCATGCTGCCCTTGAAGGCAGCGATCATCCCCCTCTTCCTCTTGATCAAGACCTTGGGGCTTATCAACAAACCTCTTTCGGTCATCCTGATCTTCATGGCGATGGGACTTCCCTCCACTGTCTTTATCCTGGCTGGATTCATGAAGGGAATACCCTTGGAACTTGAGTATGCTGCCAAGATCGATGGATGCAATGACTTTGCCATCTACCGGCGTGTGGTGATGCCGATGGTTGCCCCGGCCATTGCCCTGGTAACCATCTACAATGCAGTACCGATCTGGAACGACTTCTTCTTCCCCTTGGTGTTCCTGCAGTCAGATAAGGTAAAGACCTTGCCTGTTGGACTTTCGACATTCTTTGGCCAGCACAGCACCAACTGGAGCCTACTCTTTACCGGCCTATCCATAGCAATACTGCCCATGTTGGTCCTGTACTTGTTCATGTCCAAGTACTTTATCAAGGGAATGACCGCAGGTGCGGTCAAATAG
- a CDS encoding substrate-binding domain-containing protein — MGVTQDRANSKLSLAENVYRELFKMIGSPEYKIGEIIPSGNDLAKQFNVSRPTVNKAIQQLKVEGFLEGRPGAGTVILSKPLTSKKDLVFGLIFPMSGMEGFFTPLAQQIIASSESHGFKVIWGGQFAENTLDAVNGVESMADFYIDQQVSGIFLSPRKHVKNSKEVTEALLNKLSAANIPVVLVDDDYVEFPGCSTYDLVTIDNFRAGYRLATHFLDQGVERIDFITKRNSGSAVFLRLHGIQCAMLDRGIIPSPAWIHEIDESMKNVGQMLKAKGAENIICHNDMEAVKLLQKLLEELFKVPKDFRLAGFDGSQLSAQVSPRLTTIEQPCVILAEYAIELMKERIKRPASLPRRIFSDFNLLERESSKYSV, encoded by the coding sequence ATGGGAGTAACTCAGGACAGGGCGAACAGTAAGCTCAGTCTAGCAGAAAATGTATATAGGGAACTCTTCAAAATGATCGGAAGTCCCGAGTATAAAATTGGTGAGATCATTCCTTCTGGGAATGATCTTGCCAAGCAGTTTAATGTTTCTAGGCCTACCGTAAATAAGGCAATACAACAACTGAAAGTAGAAGGGTTTTTGGAAGGTCGGCCAGGGGCAGGGACTGTTATTTTAAGCAAACCTCTAACCAGTAAGAAAGATCTTGTATTTGGTTTGATCTTCCCCATGTCAGGAATGGAAGGTTTTTTTACACCCCTGGCACAGCAGATAATTGCCTCTTCTGAATCCCACGGATTTAAAGTGATCTGGGGGGGGCAATTTGCAGAAAATACCCTTGATGCCGTAAATGGTGTGGAAAGCATGGCTGATTTCTATATAGATCAACAAGTTTCCGGTATTTTCCTTTCTCCGAGAAAACACGTAAAGAACTCCAAGGAAGTGACTGAAGCACTTCTTAATAAACTTTCAGCAGCAAATATTCCTGTAGTGTTGGTCGATGATGACTATGTGGAATTCCCTGGTTGCAGTACCTATGATCTTGTAACCATCGATAATTTTAGAGCTGGATATAGACTTGCTACCCATTTCTTGGATCAGGGTGTTGAAAGAATTGATTTCATCACGAAGCGCAATTCAGGTTCTGCCGTATTTTTAAGATTACACGGAATTCAATGTGCAATGCTCGATCGAGGAATTATTCCTTCTCCTGCGTGGATTCATGAAATTGATGAGTCAATGAAAAATGTCGGGCAGATGTTAAAAGCAAAAGGCGCTGAAAATATCATTTGTCATAATGATATGGAAGCCGTTAAATTACTACAGAAATTGCTCGAAGAATTGTTCAAAGTTCCTAAAGATTTTAGATTGGCTGGGTTTGATGGATCTCAGCTTTCTGCACAGGTTTCTCCAAGGCTGACAACCATCGAACAACCTTGTGTGATTTTAGCAGAATACGCAATTGAATTGATGAAAGAACGCATTAAGCGACCTGCTTCTCTCCCTCGGAGGATATTCTCTGATTTTAATCTTCTTGAAAGAGAGTCCTCAAAATATTCTGTGTAA
- a CDS encoding sugar ABC transporter permease encodes MHQIQRSKTLWILFFITPGLLVVGVFILLPLFMSLFNSLFSWRQLVRLEFVGLDNFKRLLTTFPYQERFFNALGNNLTWFLSTTLIQNTLGLMFGYLLSRNLPGAQFFKRVFFIPVLFSIVAVGFLWGMYLKPSGLVNSFLKLAGLASLQRPWLGLEHLATPSIIMVNIWRWVGFPSLVFLAAIDNVPQECMEAAYLEGTGEWKLFWKIIFPLIIPSITIITVLTIIGSLNVFEQIYTMTGLDGAPNYSTDTIGTLFYRTAFGSIDAGSPEIGIGSAIGLVIYMLTFTVSLLSIFVTRKREVQL; translated from the coding sequence ATGCACCAAATACAGCGTAGCAAGACACTTTGGATACTCTTCTTCATTACCCCAGGACTGTTGGTTGTGGGCGTCTTTATCCTGCTTCCCCTATTCATGTCGCTCTTCAACAGCCTCTTCTCATGGAGACAGTTGGTTCGCCTTGAATTCGTAGGACTGGACAACTTCAAGCGACTGCTTACCACCTTTCCCTACCAGGAACGCTTCTTCAACGCGCTGGGAAACAACCTTACCTGGTTCCTCTCCACCACGCTTATCCAGAATACCCTAGGGCTCATGTTCGGCTACCTCTTGAGCCGCAATCTTCCTGGTGCCCAGTTCTTCAAACGGGTATTCTTCATTCCTGTCCTCTTCTCCATCGTAGCGGTAGGGTTCCTCTGGGGTATGTACCTCAAGCCCTCCGGCTTGGTGAACAGCTTTCTGAAACTAGCCGGTCTTGCCTCGCTCCAACGCCCCTGGCTGGGACTTGAGCATCTGGCAACACCTTCGATTATTATGGTGAATATCTGGAGGTGGGTAGGATTCCCCTCCCTCGTCTTCCTTGCTGCCATCGACAACGTCCCCCAGGAGTGCATGGAGGCTGCATACCTGGAAGGAACTGGAGAGTGGAAGCTCTTCTGGAAGATTATCTTCCCCCTGATCATCCCCTCCATCACCATCATTACGGTACTGACCATTATCGGGAGTCTCAATGTATTCGAGCAGATCTATACGATGACCGGTTTGGACGGAGCTCCGAACTACTCCACTGACACCATCGGGACGCTGTTCTACCGAACGGCCTTTGGCTCGATCGACGCAGGAAGCCCGGAGATTGGCATCGGTTCTGCGATCGGATTGGTTATCTACATGCTGACCTTCACGGTCTCACTCCTCTCCATCTTTGTAACCAGAAAACGGGAGGTACAGCTATGA
- a CDS encoding transketolase, protein MNKAELVESAKQIRADVVQMIYDGKSGHPGGSLSIADILAALYGKIMQHDPKNPEWEGRDRLVLSKGHAAPALYAALAQFGYFDAEILKSFRKFGSILQGHPDSKKVAGVEVSTGSLGQGLSLAAGMAWGFKQQGKDSRVYCILGDGEIEEGQVWEAAMAIPQFGLNNVTAILDYNNLQIDGTVPEIMDVAPVDDKFRAFRWRVEVIDGHDMNAIVDTLQRSKTSDQPTMIIAKTIKGKGVSYFEGKVSSHHIANMTDEILEKALKEIGIA, encoded by the coding sequence ATGAACAAAGCAGAATTAGTTGAATCAGCAAAGCAGATTAGAGCCGATGTAGTACAAATGATTTATGATGGAAAATCAGGACATCCAGGCGGGTCTCTGTCAATTGCAGATATTTTGGCTGCATTATATGGAAAAATCATGCAGCATGATCCAAAGAATCCTGAATGGGAAGGCCGAGACCGATTGGTTCTCAGTAAAGGACATGCTGCTCCTGCTTTGTATGCTGCTTTAGCTCAATTTGGATATTTTGATGCCGAAATTTTGAAAAGCTTTAGAAAATTTGGGAGTATCTTGCAAGGTCATCCCGACAGCAAGAAGGTCGCTGGAGTTGAGGTATCCACTGGATCCCTCGGTCAAGGCTTGTCACTTGCTGCAGGTATGGCTTGGGGCTTCAAGCAACAAGGTAAAGATTCAAGAGTATACTGCATCCTTGGGGATGGAGAGATTGAAGAAGGCCAGGTATGGGAAGCTGCAATGGCTATTCCTCAATTTGGATTGAATAACGTAACTGCAATTTTGGATTATAACAACCTACAAATCGACGGCACAGTTCCCGAGATTATGGATGTAGCTCCTGTTGACGATAAATTCAGGGCTTTCCGTTGGAGAGTGGAAGTAATCGATGGACACGATATGAACGCAATCGTTGATACTCTACAAAGGTCAAAGACTTCAGACCAACCCACTATGATCATAGCAAAGACCATTAAGGGAAAAGGCGTAAGTTATTTTGAGGGAAAGGTATCATCCCACCATATCGCAAACATGACAGATGAAATCTTAGAGAAAGCACTGAAAGAAATCGGGATTGCGTAA